The following proteins come from a genomic window of Pseudomonas sp. J452:
- a CDS encoding riboflavin synthase, producing the protein MFTGIIESIGTIRALTPKGGDVRVYVQTGKLDLGDVKLGDSIAVNGVCLTAVELPGDGFWADVSRETLACSAFIDLKIGSRVNLEKALTPTTRLGGHLVSGHVDGVGEIVKREDNARAIQFTVRAPRELAKYIALKGSITVDGTSLTVNAVNGAEFELTIVPHTLVETIMADYQSGRRVNLEVDLLARYLERLLLGDKAAEPAASGITEGFLAEHGFLNPSR; encoded by the coding sequence ATGTTCACCGGCATAATCGAATCCATCGGTACCATCCGTGCCCTGACGCCCAAGGGCGGCGACGTACGCGTGTACGTGCAGACCGGCAAACTTGACCTGGGCGACGTCAAACTGGGTGACAGCATCGCGGTCAACGGCGTGTGCCTGACTGCGGTCGAGCTGCCGGGCGACGGTTTCTGGGCCGACGTCAGCCGCGAGACCCTGGCCTGCAGTGCCTTCATCGACCTGAAGATCGGCAGCCGGGTCAACCTGGAAAAGGCCCTGACGCCGACCACCCGCCTCGGCGGGCATCTGGTCAGCGGTCATGTCGACGGCGTCGGCGAGATTGTCAAGCGCGAGGACAATGCCCGCGCCATCCAATTCACCGTGCGTGCGCCGCGCGAGCTGGCCAAGTACATCGCGCTGAAAGGCTCGATCACCGTCGATGGCACCAGCCTGACGGTCAACGCGGTGAATGGCGCCGAATTTGAACTGACCATCGTGCCGCATACCCTGGTCGAGACCATCATGGCCGACTACCAGTCCGGTCGCAGGGTCAACCTGGAAGTGGATCTGCTGGCCCGTTACCTGGAGCGCCTGCTGCTCGGTGACAAGGCTGCCGAGCCCGCTGCCAGTGGCATCACCGAAGGTTTCTTGGCCGAGCACGGCTTTCTGAACCCGTCTCGCTAA
- the trxA gene encoding thioredoxin has product MSDTPYIFDISGAASFEQLVIENSFHKPVLVDFWAEWCAPCKALMPLLAKITEEYRGELLLAKVNCDIEQDIVARFGIRSLPTVVLFKDGQPVDGFAGAQPESAIREMLKPHVAEPAPEAADPMETVQTLFTEGRIGEAESLLKQVLTENNENAAALILYARCLAERGELGEAEAVLNAVKGDEHKQALAGAKAQLTFLRQAADLPDSADLKARLAQDGNDDEATYQLAIQQLARQQHEAALDGLLKLFVRNRSYAEGIAHKTLLQVFDLLGNDHPLVTLYRRKLYQAIY; this is encoded by the coding sequence ATGAGCGATACCCCCTACATCTTCGACATTTCCGGCGCCGCCAGCTTCGAACAGCTGGTGATCGAAAACTCCTTCCACAAGCCGGTGCTGGTGGACTTCTGGGCCGAGTGGTGCGCGCCGTGCAAGGCGCTGATGCCGCTGCTGGCGAAGATCACCGAGGAATACCGCGGCGAACTGCTGCTGGCCAAGGTCAACTGCGACATCGAGCAGGATATCGTCGCCCGCTTCGGTATCCGCAGCCTGCCCACCGTGGTGCTGTTCAAGGATGGCCAGCCGGTCGACGGCTTTGCCGGTGCGCAACCGGAATCGGCGATCCGCGAGATGCTCAAGCCGCATGTCGCCGAACCGGCGCCGGAAGCCGCCGACCCCATGGAAACGGTGCAGACACTCTTCACCGAAGGCCGTATCGGTGAAGCCGAGAGCCTGCTCAAGCAGGTCCTCACCGAGAACAACGAAAACGCCGCCGCGCTGATCCTCTACGCGCGCTGCCTGGCCGAGCGCGGCGAACTGGGCGAAGCCGAAGCGGTACTGAACGCGGTGAAAGGCGACGAACACAAGCAGGCCCTGGCCGGTGCCAAAGCGCAGCTGACCTTCCTGCGTCAGGCCGCCGACCTGCCGGACAGCGCCGACCTGAAAGCTCGCCTGGCCCAGGATGGCAACGACGACGAGGCGACCTACCAGCTGGCCATCCAGCAGCTGGCGCGCCAGCAGCACGAGGCGGCGCTGGATGGCCTGCTCAAACTGTTCGTGCGCAACCGCAGCTATGCCGAGGGCATCGCCCACAAGACCCTGCTGCAGGTGTTCGACCTGCTCGGCAACGATCACCCGCTGGTGACCCTATACCGACGCAAGCTGTACCAGGCGATCTACTGA
- a CDS encoding DUF2796 domain-containing protein, with amino-acid sequence MRHLLLALPFALLPLALANAQSHEHDHAEHGSLDKHEHGVASLNVALDGNTLEIQLESPAMNIVGFEHAASSAADQAKVAAVRQQLQQPQALFALPIEAKCTLKQHELQGALFAASADEHEHEHEHDEHGAHEQSEEQGHSDISAHYQFDCATPAALQTLELGSFFGSFPGTEKLDVQLIGPSGQQGVQLSPSNTRLTF; translated from the coding sequence ATGCGCCATCTGCTGCTCGCCCTGCCCTTCGCCCTGCTGCCGCTGGCGCTTGCAAACGCTCAGAGCCATGAGCACGACCATGCCGAGCACGGCAGCCTCGACAAGCATGAACACGGCGTGGCCAGCCTGAATGTGGCGCTGGACGGCAACACCCTGGAAATCCAGCTGGAGAGCCCGGCGATGAATATCGTCGGTTTCGAGCATGCCGCCAGCAGCGCAGCGGACCAGGCCAAGGTCGCCGCCGTGCGCCAGCAACTGCAACAACCCCAGGCGCTGTTTGCCTTACCCATCGAAGCCAAATGCACGCTCAAGCAACATGAGTTGCAGGGCGCGCTGTTCGCCGCGTCCGCAGACGAGCACGAGCACGAGCACGAGCACGACGAGCATGGCGCCCACGAGCAGAGCGAGGAACAGGGCCACAGCGATATCAGCGCCCACTACCAGTTCGACTGCGCCACGCCTGCTGCTTTGCAAACCCTGGAGCTGGGCAGTTTCTTCGGCAGTTTCCCCGGAACCGAGAAGCTCGACGTGCAGCTGATCGGCCCCAGCGGCCAGCAGGGTGTGCAGCTCAGTCCGAGCAATACGCGCCTGACCTTCTGA
- the ribE gene encoding 6,7-dimethyl-8-ribityllumazine synthase, with product MTLKTIEGTFIAPKGKYALVVGRFNSFVVESLVSGAVDALVRHGVSESDITIIRAPGAFEIPLVTQKVAQRGEYAAIIALGAVIRGGTPHFEYVAGECTKGLAQVSMEYGVPVSFGVLTVDSIEQAIERSGTKAGNKGAEAALSALEMVSLLAQLEAK from the coding sequence ATGACCCTGAAGACCATCGAAGGTACCTTCATCGCCCCCAAGGGCAAGTACGCCCTGGTAGTGGGCCGCTTCAACAGCTTCGTCGTCGAAAGCCTGGTCAGTGGCGCAGTTGATGCGCTGGTGCGCCACGGTGTGAGCGAAAGCGACATCACCATCATCCGCGCGCCGGGTGCCTTCGAAATTCCCCTGGTTACCCAGAAAGTCGCCCAGCGTGGCGAGTACGCCGCCATCATCGCCCTCGGCGCTGTCATCCGTGGCGGCACCCCGCACTTCGAATACGTCGCCGGTGAATGCACCAAGGGTCTGGCTCAGGTGTCCATGGAATACGGCGTGCCGGTGTCCTTCGGCGTGCTGACCGTCGACTCCATCGAACAAGCCATCGAGCGTTCCGGCACCAAGGCCGGCAACAAGGGCGCCGAAGCTGCTCTGTCCGCTCTGGAAATGGTCAGCCTGCTGGCGCAGTTGGAGGCCAAGTGA
- the nusB gene encoding transcription antitermination factor NusB — MSLNHDDSQDAPQPKAKGKIATRRVARSLGMQALYQWHMAGQSLNEIEAQFRVDNDFSGVDGGYFHEILVGVATQKTEIDEAIAPCLDRPLEELDPVELAILRLSTWELRSRVDVPYRVVINEGIELAKVFGATDGHKFVNGVLDKLAPTLRAAEVSAHKR; from the coding sequence GTGAGCCTTAACCACGACGACAGCCAGGACGCTCCGCAGCCCAAGGCCAAGGGCAAGATCGCAACCCGCCGCGTGGCCCGCAGCCTAGGCATGCAGGCCCTGTATCAGTGGCACATGGCCGGTCAGTCGCTGAACGAGATCGAAGCGCAGTTCCGCGTCGACAACGATTTCAGCGGCGTCGACGGCGGCTACTTCCACGAGATCCTCGTCGGTGTGGCCACCCAGAAGACCGAGATCGACGAGGCCATCGCGCCTTGCCTGGATCGTCCGCTGGAAGAACTGGACCCGGTCGAACTGGCCATCCTGCGCCTGTCCACCTGGGAGCTGCGCAGCCGCGTCGACGTGCCCTATCGCGTGGTGATCAACGAAGGTATCGAGCTGGCCAAAGTGTTCGGTGCCACCGACGGACACAAGTTCGTCAACGGCGTGCTGGACAAGCTCGCGCCTACCCTGCGTGCCGCCGAGGTCAGCGCTCACAAGCGCTGA
- a CDS encoding YbaY family lipoprotein, with the protein MSIRLLLPLFSTLLLAACASAPEKPTPPVAPAPAPVAVTKPAVVVEAPLPSHMRELRGSLRTPPAGSEVEMALLVIDERDRPQQLLGSLKLSGNGQLLPFRLPFNPAYFPSGARVELRARISQSGRLVLRLPPQRISQAQTQSLGELPLVSAP; encoded by the coding sequence ATGTCGATACGCTTGCTGCTTCCCCTGTTCAGTACCCTGCTGCTGGCCGCCTGCGCCAGTGCGCCGGAAAAACCCACGCCACCCGTCGCGCCGGCGCCAGCACCAGTCGCCGTGACCAAGCCGGCCGTCGTGGTCGAAGCGCCCCTGCCCAGCCATATGCGCGAGCTGCGCGGCAGCCTGCGCACGCCGCCAGCCGGCAGCGAAGTGGAGATGGCCCTGCTGGTGATCGACGAGCGCGACCGCCCGCAACAGCTGCTCGGCAGCCTGAAACTAAGCGGCAACGGCCAGCTGCTGCCGTTCCGCCTGCCATTCAACCCGGCGTACTTCCCCAGCGGCGCACGGGTCGAACTGCGCGCGCGCATCAGCCAGTCCGGGCGCCTGGTCCTGCGCCTGCCGCCGCAGCGCATCAGCCAGGCGCAGACGCAAAGCCTCGGCGAACTGCCATTGGTCAGCGCACCATGA
- the ribD gene encoding bifunctional diaminohydroxyphosphoribosylaminopyrimidine deaminase/5-amino-6-(5-phosphoribosylamino)uracil reductase RibD — MSGTANDQLFMARALELARKGLYSTHPNPRVGCVIVRDGQVVGEGWHARAGEPHAEVHALRQAGARAQGATAYVTLEPCSHHGRTPPCADALVAAGVARVVAAMQDPNPEVSGKGLLRLMHAGIAVHSGVLEAEARVLNAGFIKRMEQGLPFVRVKLAMSLDGRTAMASGESQWITGPEARSAVQRLRARASVILTGADTVLTDQARLTVRPDELGLGAEQAALAVSRPPLRVLVDGRLRVPLSAPFYKTGPALVATCAAASARDRFLEDGHELLAVPGSNGHVDLRKLLMELASRGANEVLVEAGPRLAGAFARAGLVDEYQLFVAPKFLGSSARPLLDWPLARMAEAQELEIREIRAVGADWRIIAVPKRSLS, encoded by the coding sequence ATGAGCGGAACCGCGAACGACCAGCTATTCATGGCCCGCGCGCTGGAACTGGCGCGCAAGGGTCTGTACTCCACCCATCCCAATCCCCGCGTCGGCTGCGTCATCGTGCGTGACGGGCAGGTCGTCGGCGAAGGCTGGCACGCCCGCGCTGGCGAGCCTCATGCCGAAGTACATGCCCTGCGCCAGGCCGGCGCGCGGGCGCAAGGTGCCACTGCCTACGTCACCCTGGAACCCTGCAGCCACCACGGGCGCACGCCGCCCTGCGCCGATGCGCTGGTCGCGGCCGGTGTCGCCCGCGTGGTGGCAGCCATGCAGGACCCCAATCCGGAGGTGTCCGGCAAGGGCCTGCTGCGCCTGATGCACGCCGGCATCGCCGTGCACAGCGGCGTGCTGGAGGCCGAGGCGCGGGTGCTCAACGCCGGCTTTATCAAGCGCATGGAGCAGGGCCTGCCGTTCGTGCGGGTCAAGCTGGCGATGAGCCTGGACGGGCGCACGGCTATGGCCAGCGGCGAGAGTCAGTGGATCACCGGGCCGGAAGCGCGCTCGGCGGTGCAGCGCCTGCGTGCGCGGGCCAGCGTGATCCTTACCGGCGCCGATACCGTGCTTACCGACCAGGCGCGCCTCACCGTGCGCCCCGATGAACTGGGACTGGGCGCCGAGCAGGCGGCCCTGGCAGTCAGCCGGCCGCCGCTGCGCGTGCTGGTCGACGGCCGCCTGCGTGTGCCGCTGTCGGCGCCGTTTTATAAGACCGGGCCGGCGCTGGTCGCCACCTGCGCCGCCGCGTCCGCCCGCGATCGCTTCCTCGAAGACGGCCATGAGCTGCTCGCCGTGCCGGGCAGCAATGGCCATGTCGACCTGCGCAAACTGCTCATGGAACTGGCCAGTCGCGGTGCCAACGAAGTGCTGGTCGAGGCCGGGCCGCGCCTGGCCGGAGCGTTTGCCCGCGCCGGGCTGGTCGATGAGTACCAGCTGTTCGTCGCGCCGAAGTTCCTCGGCTCCAGCGCGCGGCCCTTGCTCGACTGGCCGCTGGCGCGCATGGCCGAGGCCCAGGAACTGGAGATCCGTGAGATCCGCGCAGTCGGCGCCGACTGGCGGATCATCGCGGTACCCAAGCGCTCGCTTTCATAA
- a CDS encoding methyltransferase yields the protein MKAPAVLQDALRQLLGDARLVAETLPGTDLKLWLIDAANMDRCFSPEETRLILEEPPYWSFCWASGLVLARWLAEQPEWVHGKRVLDFGAGSGVAAIAAAKAGALEVVACDLDPLAIESCRANAELNGVELSYSLDFFAEADRFDLIIVADVLYDRANLPLLDHFLSRGREALVADSRVKDFQHPLYQRLGMLEACTWPDLAEPAEFRHVSLYHAQR from the coding sequence ATGAAGGCTCCGGCAGTCCTGCAGGACGCCTTGCGACAGCTGCTCGGTGACGCACGCTTGGTGGCGGAAACTCTGCCCGGCACCGACCTCAAGCTGTGGCTGATCGATGCGGCGAACATGGACCGCTGCTTCAGCCCGGAAGAAACCCGCCTGATCCTCGAGGAGCCGCCCTACTGGAGCTTCTGCTGGGCCAGCGGTCTGGTGCTGGCACGCTGGCTGGCCGAACAGCCCGAGTGGGTACACGGCAAGCGCGTGCTGGACTTCGGCGCCGGTTCCGGCGTGGCCGCCATCGCCGCAGCCAAGGCCGGCGCCCTGGAAGTGGTGGCCTGCGACCTCGACCCGCTGGCCATCGAATCGTGCCGGGCGAATGCCGAGCTGAACGGGGTGGAGTTGAGCTACTCGCTGGATTTCTTCGCCGAGGCAGACCGCTTCGACCTGATCATCGTCGCCGACGTGCTCTACGACCGCGCCAACCTGCCGTTGCTCGACCATTTCCTCAGCCGAGGCCGCGAGGCGCTGGTCGCCGATTCGCGGGTCAAGGACTTCCAGCACCCGCTGTACCAGCGCCTGGGTATGCTCGAAGCCTGCACCTGGCCGGACCTGGCCGAGCCGGCGGAGTTTCGCCATGTCAGCCTGTATCACGCCCAGCGCTGA
- a CDS encoding ABC transporter permease produces MHLIRIALASLGNRRFTALLTVFAIALSVCLLLAVERVRSEARASFASTISGTDLIVGARSGSVNLLLYSVFRIGNATNNIRWDSFETLAKHPQVKWAIPLSLGDSHRGYRVLGTDTGYFEHYHYGRTQPLQLVEGKPFADLFEVVLGAEVAQALHYKLGDQIVLAHGVSTVSLTQHDDKPFTVVGILARTGTPVDRTLHISLAGMEALHVDWQNGVPARGAGKISAEQAREMQLQPKAITAVLLGLKSKIATFTVQRQVNEYRGEPLQAILPGVALQELWSLMGVAEKALFVVSLFVVLTGLIGMLTAILTSLNERRREMAILRSVGARPWHIAGLLVLEAFALALAGVLLGLALLYLGIAASQGYVQAQYGLFLPLNLPSGYEWRLLGAILAAALLMGSVPAWRAYRQSLADGLSIRL; encoded by the coding sequence ATGCATCTGATCCGCATCGCCCTGGCCAGCTTGGGCAACCGCCGCTTCACCGCCCTGCTCACGGTGTTCGCCATCGCCCTGTCGGTGTGCCTGCTGCTTGCCGTCGAACGGGTGCGCAGCGAGGCGCGCGCCAGTTTCGCCAGCACCATCAGCGGCACCGACCTGATCGTCGGCGCCCGTTCCGGCAGCGTGAACCTGCTGCTGTACTCGGTGTTCCGCATCGGCAATGCCACCAACAATATCCGCTGGGACAGCTTCGAAACCCTGGCCAAACACCCGCAGGTGAAGTGGGCCATCCCGCTGTCACTGGGCGACTCGCACCGCGGTTACCGAGTGCTCGGCACCGACACCGGCTACTTTGAGCATTACCACTACGGCCGTACGCAGCCGCTGCAGCTGGTCGAAGGCAAGCCGTTCGCCGACCTGTTCGAAGTGGTGCTCGGCGCCGAAGTGGCGCAGGCGCTGCACTACAAACTGGGCGACCAGATCGTCCTGGCCCACGGGGTCAGCACGGTCAGCCTGACCCAGCACGACGACAAGCCGTTCACCGTGGTCGGCATCCTCGCCCGCACCGGCACGCCGGTGGACCGCACCCTGCATATCTCCCTGGCCGGCATGGAAGCGCTGCATGTCGACTGGCAGAACGGCGTGCCGGCGCGCGGCGCGGGCAAGATCTCGGCCGAGCAGGCGCGTGAAATGCAGCTGCAACCCAAGGCCATCACCGCCGTTCTGTTGGGTCTGAAAAGCAAGATCGCCACCTTCACCGTGCAGCGCCAGGTCAACGAATACCGCGGCGAGCCGCTGCAGGCGATTCTCCCCGGCGTCGCCCTGCAGGAGCTGTGGAGCCTGATGGGCGTGGCCGAAAAGGCGCTGTTCGTGGTCTCGCTGTTCGTCGTGCTGACCGGGCTGATCGGCATGCTCACGGCCATCCTCACCAGCCTCAACGAGCGCCGCCGGGAGATGGCCATCCTCCGCTCGGTGGGCGCGCGGCCCTGGCATATCGCCGGCTTGCTGGTGCTGGAAGCCTTCGCCCTGGCCCTGGCTGGCGTCTTGCTGGGGCTGGCCCTGCTCTATCTCGGCATCGCCGCCAGCCAGGGCTATGTGCAGGCGCAGTACGGCCTGTTCCTGCCGCTCAACCTGCCCAGTGGCTATGAGTGGCGTCTGCTCGGCGCTATTCTGGCGGCCGCCCTGCTGATGGGCAGCGTGCCGGCCTGGCGCGCCTATCGGCAGTCCCTGGCCGATGGCCTGTCGATCCGTCTATGA
- a CDS encoding ABC transporter ATP-binding protein — protein MSDPLIELNDLGFAWPGQAELLDIPGFTLQRGESLFLKGPSGSGKTTLLGLLGGVQQPGRGSVKLLGNELARLSSGARDRFRVDHTGYIFQQFNLLPFLSVRENVELPCRFSQSRAVRASQRHGSVDAAAAVLLEHLGLKAELLPRRADSLSIGQQQRVAAARALIGQPELVIADEPTSALDADAREAFLSLLFAECRAAGASLLFVSHDQSLAPLFDRALSLAELNRASRVEEV, from the coding sequence ATGTCCGACCCACTGATCGAACTCAACGACCTCGGCTTCGCCTGGCCCGGCCAGGCGGAGTTGCTGGATATTCCCGGTTTCACTCTGCAACGCGGCGAGAGCCTGTTTCTCAAGGGCCCCAGCGGCAGCGGCAAGACCACCCTGCTCGGCCTGCTCGGCGGCGTGCAGCAGCCGGGGCGCGGCAGCGTGAAGCTGCTTGGCAACGAGCTCGCGCGGCTGTCCTCGGGCGCCCGTGATCGCTTCCGGGTCGACCACACCGGCTATATCTTCCAGCAGTTCAACCTGCTGCCGTTCCTCTCGGTACGCGAGAACGTCGAGCTGCCCTGCCGCTTCTCCCAGTCCCGCGCCGTACGCGCCAGCCAGCGCCATGGCAGTGTCGATGCAGCTGCCGCGGTATTACTCGAACACCTAGGACTGAAGGCCGAACTGCTGCCGCGCCGTGCCGACTCGCTGTCGATCGGCCAGCAGCAACGGGTCGCCGCCGCCCGTGCGCTGATCGGCCAGCCGGAACTGGTGATCGCCGACGAACCGACCTCGGCCCTGGATGCCGATGCGCGTGAGGCATTCCTCTCGCTGCTGTTCGCCGAATGCCGCGCCGCCGGCGCCAGCCTGCTGTTCGTCAGCCATGACCAGAGCCTGGCGCCGCTGTTCGACCGCGCCCTGTCGCTGGCCGAGCTGAACCGCGCCAGCCGCGTCGAGGAGGTCTGA
- the thiL gene encoding thiamine-phosphate kinase has product MGEFELIRRFFAAAPCAQAAEGVALGIGDDCALLQLPAGEQLAVSTDTLVASVHFPASPDPFLLGQRALAVAASDLAAMGATPLGFTLAITLPQADEAWLQGFARGLSQMAQGCRLALVGGDTTRGPLSLTVTVFGRLPAGQALTRSGARPGDLLCVGGELGDAAGALPLVLAQRQEQGEQVDYLLLRYWAPQPQLALGLLLRGKATAALDISDGLLADCGHIAAASGLALHIELARVPLSTALQAIAGTAARDCALAGGDDYVLAFTLPPEHLAAVQAAWPATVVIGQAVVGTGVALLDDSGALIQPPRAGYQHFGSSGD; this is encoded by the coding sequence GTGGGTGAGTTCGAGCTAATCCGCCGCTTCTTCGCCGCCGCGCCTTGTGCGCAGGCGGCCGAAGGAGTCGCCCTGGGCATCGGCGACGACTGTGCCCTGCTGCAACTGCCAGCCGGCGAACAACTGGCGGTGTCTACCGACACCCTGGTTGCCAGCGTGCATTTTCCCGCATCCCCCGACCCCTTCCTGCTCGGCCAGCGCGCGCTGGCAGTGGCGGCCAGTGACCTGGCGGCCATGGGCGCCACTCCTCTGGGCTTCACCCTGGCCATCACCTTGCCGCAGGCGGACGAAGCCTGGCTGCAGGGGTTTGCCCGTGGCCTGTCGCAGATGGCGCAAGGCTGTCGCCTGGCCCTGGTCGGCGGCGATACCACCCGTGGCCCGCTGAGCCTCACCGTCACGGTGTTCGGCCGGCTGCCGGCCGGCCAGGCGCTGACTCGCAGCGGTGCCCGCCCCGGCGACCTGCTCTGCGTCGGCGGCGAGCTGGGCGATGCCGCCGGCGCCTTGCCGCTGGTGCTGGCTCAGCGCCAAGAGCAGGGGGAACAGGTCGACTACCTGCTGCTGCGCTACTGGGCGCCGCAGCCGCAACTGGCGCTCGGCCTGCTGCTGCGCGGCAAGGCCACGGCGGCGCTGGATATCTCCGACGGCCTGCTGGCGGACTGCGGGCATATCGCCGCCGCCTCCGGCCTGGCCTTGCATATCGAACTGGCTCGCGTGCCGCTGTCGACTGCCCTGCAAGCTATCGCCGGGACGGCGGCGCGCGATTGTGCGCTGGCCGGTGGCGACGACTATGTATTGGCGTTTACCCTGCCGCCCGAGCATCTGGCTGCCGTGCAGGCGGCCTGGCCGGCGACCGTGGTAATCGGCCAGGCAGTGGTCGGCACCGGGGTTGCGCTGCTGGATGACAGTGGTGCGCTGATCCAACCGCCACGGGCGGGCTATCAACATTTCGGGAGTTCGGGTGACTGA
- the nrdR gene encoding transcriptional regulator NrdR — translation MHCPFCAANDTKVIDSRLVAEGEQVRRRRECLACGERFTTFETAELVMPRLIKQDGSRQPFDEDKLRAGMQRALEKRPVSVERLEEAIAHIKQKLRATGEREIKSLVLGELVMTELQKLDEVAYIRFASVYRRFQDLNEFREEIDRLAREPAKP, via the coding sequence ATGCATTGCCCCTTCTGTGCTGCCAACGACACCAAGGTCATCGACTCCCGCCTGGTCGCCGAGGGCGAACAGGTGCGCCGCCGGCGCGAATGCCTGGCCTGCGGCGAACGTTTCACCACCTTCGAAACCGCCGAACTGGTGATGCCGCGCCTGATCAAGCAGGACGGCAGCCGCCAGCCGTTCGACGAGGACAAGCTGCGCGCCGGCATGCAGCGTGCGCTGGAGAAGCGCCCGGTCAGCGTCGAGCGCCTGGAAGAGGCGATCGCCCACATCAAGCAGAAGCTGCGCGCCACCGGCGAACGCGAGATCAAGTCGCTGGTGCTCGGCGAGCTGGTGATGACCGAGCTGCAGAAGCTCGATGAAGTCGCCTATATCCGCTTCGCCTCGGTCTACCGCCGCTTCCAGGATCTCAACGAGTTCCGCGAGGAAATCGATCGCCTGGCCCGTGAGCCGGCGAAACCATGA
- the ribBA gene encoding bifunctional 3,4-dihydroxy-2-butanone-4-phosphate synthase/GTP cyclohydrolase II, with protein MALNTAAELIEDIRAGKMVILMDDEDRENEGDIIIASECVTAEHINFMARFARGLICMPMSRERCELLKLPLMAPRNGSGFGTKFTVSIEAAEGVTTGISAADRARTVQAAVARSAVADDIVSPGHIFPLMAQPGGVLARAGHTEAACDLARMAGFEPSGVICEIMNDDGTMARRPELEVFAAEHNLKIGTIADLIHYRLIHERTVQRVSEQTIDSELGQFNLVSYRDALDDSVHMALTLGSICAETPTLVRVHNADPLRDLFLVKQAGRWSLRAAMAEVAKAGSGVVLLLGNPINGPELLAQLERSQGAENKSASPTTYSTVGAGSQILRDLGVRKMRLLSSPMKFNAISGFDLEVVEYVPAE; from the coding sequence ATGGCTCTGAATACCGCAGCAGAACTGATCGAAGACATCCGCGCCGGCAAGATGGTCATCCTCATGGATGACGAGGACCGCGAGAACGAAGGCGACATCATCATCGCCTCCGAATGCGTGACCGCCGAGCACATCAACTTCATGGCCCGTTTCGCCCGCGGCCTGATCTGCATGCCGATGAGCCGCGAGCGTTGCGAGCTGCTCAAGCTGCCGCTGATGGCGCCGCGCAATGGTTCCGGTTTCGGCACCAAGTTCACCGTCTCCATCGAAGCCGCCGAGGGCGTGACCACCGGCATTTCCGCCGCCGACCGCGCGCGTACCGTGCAGGCCGCCGTGGCCAGGAGTGCGGTGGCCGACGATATCGTCAGCCCCGGTCACATCTTCCCGCTGATGGCCCAGCCCGGCGGCGTGCTGGCCCGTGCTGGGCACACCGAGGCGGCCTGCGACCTGGCGCGCATGGCCGGTTTCGAGCCGAGCGGGGTGATCTGCGAGATCATGAACGACGACGGCACCATGGCCCGTCGTCCGGAGCTGGAAGTGTTCGCCGCCGAGCACAACCTGAAGATCGGCACCATCGCCGACCTGATCCACTACCGGCTGATCCACGAGCGCACCGTGCAGCGCGTCAGCGAGCAGACCATCGACAGCGAGCTGGGCCAGTTCAACCTGGTCAGCTACCGCGATGCCCTGGATGACAGCGTGCACATGGCCCTGACCCTGGGCAGCATCTGCGCCGAGACGCCAACCCTGGTACGGGTGCACAACGCCGATCCGCTGCGCGACCTGTTCCTGGTCAAGCAGGCGGGGCGCTGGAGCCTGCGTGCGGCCATGGCCGAGGTGGCCAAGGCCGGTAGCGGGGTGGTGTTGCTGCTGGGCAATCCGATCAACGGTCCGGAGCTGCTGGCTCAGCTCGAACGTAGCCAGGGTGCCGAGAATAAGTCGGCCAGCCCGACCACCTACAGCACCGTCGGTGCCGGTTCGCAGATCCTGCGTGATCTGGGCGTGCGCAAGATGCGCCTGCTCAGCTCGCCGATGAAGTTCAACGCGATATCCGGCTTCGACCTGGAAGTAGTAGAATACGTGCCCGCTGAATAA
- a CDS encoding acyl-CoA thioesterase, which translates to MSTPFQLLLRVRYGECDAQQVVFNARYGDYIDVAATEFYRALFGSYQYLLDRGLDSQVVRMTTDWSSPARFDDVLLIQVQTLRLGTTSYSLLVEIIQQAEQRLVARSEVTYVMVDAQSFGKTAIPADLRAQLEHGAPGVRVNQAG; encoded by the coding sequence ATGAGCACGCCCTTCCAGCTGCTACTGCGGGTGCGCTACGGCGAGTGCGATGCCCAGCAGGTGGTGTTCAACGCGCGCTATGGCGACTACATCGACGTGGCCGCCACCGAGTTCTACCGCGCGTTGTTTGGCAGCTATCAGTACCTGCTCGACCGGGGCCTGGACAGCCAGGTGGTGCGCATGACCACCGACTGGAGCTCGCCGGCGCGCTTCGATGATGTGCTGCTCATTCAGGTGCAGACCCTGCGCCTGGGCACCACCTCGTACAGCCTGCTGGTGGAAATCATCCAGCAGGCCGAGCAGCGCCTGGTCGCGCGCAGCGAAGTCACCTACGTGATGGTCGATGCGCAGAGCTTCGGCAAAACCGCCATCCCCGCCGACCTGCGCGCACAGCTGGAACACGGCGCGCCGGGCGTGCGGGTCAACCAGGCCGGCTGA